A stretch of DNA from Nitrosopumilus zosterae:
AGTAAGCAAAACTGTCAATAATATTGCAAATTCGCCTTCATTTTCTATCAAATGAAGGAATTTTGGATGTGTCATCATGTATAACGATATTCCTATGGCAAGTGGTGCTAAAATTACTGCAGAAAATGAGACGCCCAACATCAATCCCCTGAGTTGCTGAATTTTTTCAATGAATAGATCCATTGAGCTTAGGATGTTGTTGTGGTTATCTGCCAAATTCTTCCTCATCAATATTTCGGGAAATTTGTTTTATGTGTTTTGAATTTTTCATGAATGGTAAAACAGTATATTTTTCAAGCAGTTTCATTTCTAATCTATGATCAATTTGAAGTATATAGGAAATACTTAACAATGTTAATTCAGTTTTATTAGAAATTATGCCAATTACTAGTATGAAGAAAAAAGTAAATGTGGAAGATGATGATTTGGATAAAAGAAATGAAGACTGGTGGAGGCTAGAAAAATCCCAGATAGGGAGGAGGCGATTTTGTTAGATATGACTTTTTGCTGTAAAGGAATCTGTGAAAACTTGGAGTTAACTCCAGTTCCGACTTCGTTGCGCTACCGATTAGGACATAAGAGATGTACTATGTGTTCTATTTTTGTTGAAACAGAAAAACTAAGCTGTCCATGTTGTGGTGTGCGTCTGAGAACTAAATCAAGAAACAAGAAACACTCCGAAGAAGAATTATCTGATTAACAATGTTAAGCATTATCTAAATACTAATTTCTAAATAATTAATTAATGCAGAAGCAACTACTCCAAATGGGAAATAATAGATGTATTGCTACCCTTGATACATGTCCTAGTTTTCGTTGTATGCCTCTAAACAAGAAGTAATATTTCCAACTGCTTCTGCATTATATTTTCTAAATTACTCTATAGTTAACAATGTTAACTGAACTATATTACTGACAAATTTCCAAAATTATTCAATGACGAAATTAAGATGTGGAGATTATGGGTTTGAGTGCGATTTTGTTTCAGAAGGAGAACTAGAGAAGGTATTATCTGAGTTTGGAAAGCATACTGAAGACGAACATGGAATAGATTATTCAAAAGAAGCACTAATGCAGTTAATCCTGAGAAAAACTCGTTGAATGAATTTGAAGTGACGGCTTCATGGTAGAGTGGTTAGATCATAATGCCATATTGTTATTCCTAAATTCTATTTTCTTGCAAGGGGATAATGGCGGAATTTTTGGGTTTCTCGGACAAAATAGAGGTGCACTAGGCAGCGATGATCCAATTGTAAAGGGTCTGGTTCCAACATTATTTGGCGTTACAGGATTTGGAATTGTGCTGAATTTTTTTAATTCCACTGTCAGGAAAAAATTAGTTGATCAGACAAAGCTGAATCGCATAATGAAGGAAACAAGGGCTTGGCAAAAAGAGAGAATGGATGCAATGAGGGCAAAAGATCAGGCCAAAATTACCCAACTTAACAAAAAATCATCTTACATGAACAAGATGTCCATGGAGATGATGCAGATGAACATGAAGCCAATGATGATTACGTTTGTGCCGTTAATCTTGATTTTCTATCTTGTACTGCCCCATCTATTTGCACACACAGTTGCATTGTCCCCAATTTCACTGAATGTTTTTCCAGGTAATTTCTTTCATCTCACATGCACTGCATTACAAGCAATGGAGGAAGGCAATGTGTGCTATGGTCATGAAAATGCATTGTATCTCTGGGCATGGTATTTCCTCTCATCCATTTCATTTAGCGGAATTATAATGAAGGTGACTAAAACCTCAATGGGATTATCTTAGTTTGGAAATTCAATCCTCGCTTCTAAAAGACCATTTTAGTTCGCCACCGCTTTTCACGAATTCTTCAGGCCTAACTTTGCTATGATTAGTTTTGATGTGGGACATGTATGTTTCAAGTGATACGTAGTTGTTTTTGCATAGTGGGCAAGTTTTACTAAATACCATAAGGACTATTGGTCGAATTCACTTTTAGCGCTTCCTTAACAATGTTAGTTATTGTATATATGCGCCAATATTTCCCATCATTGACTATCTTCTGATGTTTAGTGTCGTAATTATGAATATTTTTTATAAACTAAGTACAATCCACAATAGACTCTCAAGATTATCTAGAATCAATAATTTCAATACACTGGAGAAAATCAATCACAGTCCACAGAATGTTCTGCCTGATTAACAAATATCAAATCAGTCTCTTTCTTGATCTTAGTTTTTAGCAAAATTGATTATGGAAATAATGTGTCTAGTCTAGGTCATAGGTTGGCTCATGATCTGGGTCTTGTATGTTCAGATGATACAGGATTGCGTTTCTATTTGACATCATGCATGATTAGAGTTTTTAATATTTGAATAATGTCCCTATACTTTGGTATGCCTTACATACAATCAATGATGTCATGGGCTTACATTATATCCATAGACTGAATTATGATGAAATTTTGTTTGTTTTCGCTATTAATGATCGTTATCAAATGTAAATCTCGGCAACAAACAGAATCTATGATCTTCAACGACATTCCTGTAAAGTATGTAGGAAAAGATTTTCTTTTAATTTGGAATATAAGAAAATGAGGGTTTTCCCCACAAGTGGTAACCTCAGCCCTCCAACTATCCGGGGAGTCCCTCAAAAACGTTCAGAAGTTCATCAGGCTTCAAAGTGTGATGCTGCGCACTTTACTGTCTGCAAGTGGAAAGCACCTTGTGAAATCCACTTGGGCAGTATGGTGCTACAAGTTGGTGATACGCAGAGGATAGACGAGGTTTGTGGTGTTGAGATAAGGGAAAATACGAGTGGATTACGTTAACCTATACCACGGGCAAAGAAATTCCATAGATCATGTAACAATGTTACTTGATGTTTTTGTATAAGAAAAAACATTACAAATTAGACAAAATGGAAAAGATTTGCTGTGTATGTGGAAAAGAGTTTGAAAATCGTTCGACTGATTTTTGTTCACGAGAATGCGCTTGTGAAAATTCAGAAGAATTAGTTTTACATACTATGCCAAAAAATGATTAATTCTCATGCCTGCATTCTTCACAATGAAGTGGTTTGTCATAAGGAACCAATCCCATTTTCATCAGATATTCTACAGATGTTGCCAATTCATAATGTTCGTGACAATTAGAACATGGAATTTTCATTATTCTCATAACATCATAAAATTAACATAAGGGCTAGTCTATATTTTTTGAACAGACAACAATTTTTCATATCATAATGAAAAATGGTTATTTGGATATCTAAAATGCGTAAAGAAAAGAATAAGGTTAAGAGTAAATAATTCAGAGGGTATCATCATCGAAGTTTAAATATTAATTTAGTCTGTTTACTTTATTCAAACATGGTTTCATAATGTCATTATATCATACAATGTTATGCCTCCAACTGTTATTGTAATTGATGATAGTCATGCTTTGACACAGGTAGTTTCAGAGTTTCTCACACTCAATTCGATTGATGTTTTAGCTGTAGGACAAAATGGAAAGGAAGCAGTAGAATTGTACAAAAAACATTCTCCTGATTTTGTATTGATGGATTATTTAATGCCTGAATTTAATGGATTGTACGGACTTCAAAACATTAGAAAGACAAATCCTAATGCCAAAGTTATCATGTTTACTGGTAGTGCAGATCCGGGATTATTTGATCAATTTAGGGAATCAGGAGTTTTTGCCATTTTGGAGAAACCCTGTGAATTTGACAAGTTGGTTGAGACGATTAACAACACACCATCAAGCAATACGGTTCAGTTGACTAGTTAAGATTACAATTAATATGAATTTTTAAAAACCCTCGAGAGTAAACAAGAATAAGATCCAAGATCAGCCCTCACAGATTATACAGAACCACTTCGATCATCTTTTATGCCTGATTTTAATTGATTTGTTCGTTTTATTCAAACTCAATTACTTATTTTGATTATCTCTCATACAATCATGAATCCTACAGTAATCCTGATTGATGATTATGAGGATATTACAGAAGTGATTTCAGAATATCTTGGATTCCACTCTATCAATGTTTTAGCTACAGGACGAAATGGAAAACAGGGTGTGGAATTGTACAAAGAGTACCTACCAGATGTCGTGGTATCAGATTTTTTGATGCCAAAATATGATGGATTGTACGGACTTGAGCAGATCCGCAAGATTAATCCTAATGCCAAAGTAATCATGATGACTGGCAGCATAGATGATAATCTGCATGACGAACTAAGATCTGCGGGAGCTTCTGTGATTTTGCCAAAACCCACTCCCTTAAACATATTGATTGAAACGATAAAAAGAATAGCGTTCGATAATACAGTTCAATCCAGTAACCAGATTAGCAATTAAAACAGGTTTGCCACAATCATAAATTATGAATAAATTTTCCATCTACTTTGATTTCATCATTGTTTAGAAAAATGAATAGTAAACGCGCTTCCTTTTTTTGGTCTGTTTGATGCTTTGATCAAGCCTCCTTGACTTTCCATTATGCTTTTACAGCAAGACAATCCCAAACCTGTTCCGGTCTGCTTTGTTGTAATTAATGGTTCAAAGATTCTATCTAAAACTTTGGGATCAATTCCGACTCCATCATCTTCAATTTTAACTGTAATCCAATTTTTGTTTGAATCAAATGAAACCCATATGTTTCCATCATCTTCAAATGCCTGAATCGCATTGATAAAAATATTGACAAATACCACAATGGTTTTTTCATCATCGCACAATATTTTGCAGTCATCTGGAGGTAATCGGATCTTAATGTTTGCAGGAATGTTTACTCTCCTTAGACTCTCTTGCAAGAGATGTGCCAATGAACAATTCTTCTTCTCGGCAGTAGGTGATTTTACAAAATCCCAAATGTCGTCTATTTGATGGGTAATTCTAAAAATTGAGCGATTAATTTTTTCAAATTGCCTTTCTTGTTCTTTACTTAGTGGATACTGGATTTTGAAATTTTCCAAGGTCATTTGAATGACGGACAGCGGATTCCGCATATCGTGTGCAATTCTTGAGGATAACTCTCCAATGATTGCTAATTTTTCAGTTTTAATCTTTTTATTATTTTCATTTTTTAGCAGTTTTACAACACCCAATATCATGACAAGGCTAGACAGTGAATTGACTAGCAGAAAATTGACATCTGAAATCACAAATGACTCTTTGTAATCAGGTTTGAAATCAAATTTTTCATTTTGCGAAAAATCATCTGTCGGGGTTTGAGAAAATACCTGCGGTACGAATGCAATTGTGTCATGTGATTGATTTGATATACTCAAGAACTGAATCGTGAACATTATTGCCAAAATCTGGATTACCATCAATGACCCAATGATGACTTTGGATTTCATGATGTTTTTACATCTTTTATATTCCTAAAACATTGTATAATTAACTTGAACAAACTAATCATATTATACTAATATATGAGCATATCATTCTACAATTTCAATTATTCAAGGCTAATTCGGAGACAATACTTTGAGCCTGTGCTCTTCATAGGATCTTTTCCGTGTCAAAAGTAACAAGATGAGGTTTTAGGTATCTCATTACTCTGGATTCATCAAATATTGTTAGCAGCATTACGCAGAAAAAATCCGAAAAATCAATTCCCAGTAAACGAATTAGAGAAATTTATCATCTTTTATGGCTGACGCTAGTTTTGCCTTTCTGTGAACTGGGATTTGTTTTATGCCGTGTTTTGTGTCTGCATGTTCTATGATTTTTTTCATTAATTCTGATGTTGTATTTGCTTTTGCTGACCAGTTACAGTCTTTGCCCATATCCTCACAATAGAAACTTTTTACCATGTTTTATTATGGCTTTTAGAACTATTTTAGATGTGTATGCTTATTTTGAGCAGTTTATTTTGACATCTTTTGAGTACAAGTACACATATGATTTTTTTTAAATATTGTCCATAAAACAAATGAGACTTTGCAGTATTGATTTTACGTCGTAAGAGTTGATTCACATGGGTGCTTTGTGGTGTTTGAACTTTTTTGATGTTGATCATTTTTTGTTGTTCTATGTATGTTCATTTTTTACATACGAAAGAATATCACGCTGATCTTCCTTATTTTGTTGTGGTGAATACATATTGTCATTTGTGCCGTGGTGGTGGCAAAGATTGTATTGACGTCAACGAAAATCAAGATTATGCAATGAGGGATATTGATCCAAAATGTCACATTTGTGGCAAATCCCTGATTGATTGACGTTCAACCATGAATAACATTCAGATATCTTTAGATCAAATTCTGCAAATCACACCGCCATCTAACGCGACTAGAATTCTTTTGATTTGAGTTTTAACCATTTGAATATTGTCTGAATCTATACTAATCATGATTGAACTAAGAATATCAAAATTGACAATTATGACTTTGTTAATATGTCATATTATGTATGATAATTCATGTCTGAAAATAATGAAGAAACAGAGAAAAAATGGAAAAAGCTAGAACAAGACGAAATGAGGGAAGAGGATCATCAGATTGAACTTATGGAAGGTTATGAACAAGACGAAGAATATGAACAATCAAACGATTAGCATACTAATCTTAATTCCATTTTATACAACTTTCCATATAACAGCATTTAAAATTCTGTAATTTTTTGTACGAAAGTCTATGCTGAAAAAAATTGAAAAAAGTGAAATTGAAAAAAACTGAATCTCTAACGTAAAAGATTAATCTCTTTAAAATTACACTACATCATAACTCCTAGAAAATTTTTCATTTACAAAGCAGATGGAAGACGGGTTCAATTCAATGAACATAAGATACTTAGCACATGTATTAGGGCAGGGGCAAGTAAAAAAACTGCAAAACGGATTTTAAAAAAAGTCAAATCAGAAGTTTATAGAGATATGACTTCAAATGACATTTACAAAATAGTTC
This window harbors:
- a CDS encoding DUF1059 domain-containing protein; its protein translation is MTKLRCGDYGFECDFVSEGELEKVLSEFGKHTEDEHGIDYSKEALMQLILRKTR
- a CDS encoding EMC3/TMCO1 family protein, whose translation is MVEWLDHNAILLFLNSIFLQGDNGGIFGFLGQNRGALGSDDPIVKGLVPTLFGVTGFGIVLNFFNSTVRKKLVDQTKLNRIMKETRAWQKERMDAMRAKDQAKITQLNKKSSYMNKMSMEMMQMNMKPMMITFVPLILIFYLVLPHLFAHTVALSPISLNVFPGNFFHLTCTALQAMEEGNVCYGHENALYLWAWYFLSSISFSGIIMKVTKTSMGLS
- a CDS encoding response regulator translates to MPPTVIVIDDSHALTQVVSEFLTLNSIDVLAVGQNGKEAVELYKKHSPDFVLMDYLMPEFNGLYGLQNIRKTNPNAKVIMFTGSADPGLFDQFRESGVFAILEKPCEFDKLVETINNTPSSNTVQLTS
- a CDS encoding response regulator, whose protein sequence is MNPTVILIDDYEDITEVISEYLGFHSINVLATGRNGKQGVELYKEYLPDVVVSDFLMPKYDGLYGLEQIRKINPNAKVIMMTGSIDDNLHDELRSAGASVILPKPTPLNILIETIKRIAFDNTVQSSNQISN
- a CDS encoding sensor histidine kinase, whose amino-acid sequence is MKSKVIIGSLMVIQILAIMFTIQFLSISNQSHDTIAFVPQVFSQTPTDDFSQNEKFDFKPDYKESFVISDVNFLLVNSLSSLVMILGVVKLLKNENNKKIKTEKLAIIGELSSRIAHDMRNPLSVIQMTLENFKIQYPLSKEQERQFEKINRSIFRITHQIDDIWDFVKSPTAEKKNCSLAHLLQESLRRVNIPANIKIRLPPDDCKILCDDEKTIVVFVNIFINAIQAFEDDGNIWVSFDSNKNWITVKIEDDGVGIDPKVLDRIFEPLITTKQTGTGLGLSCCKSIMESQGGLIKASNRPKKGSAFTIHFSKQ
- a CDS encoding DUF1059 domain-containing protein, producing MVKSFYCEDMGKDCNWSAKANTTSELMKKIIEHADTKHGIKQIPVHRKAKLASAIKDDKFL